In one window of Gossypium hirsutum isolate 1008001.06 chromosome A01, Gossypium_hirsutum_v2.1, whole genome shotgun sequence DNA:
- the LOC121206150 gene encoding protein MAINTENANCE OF MERISTEMS-like, translated as MHLQLGLPVDGDAVTGSIHSADWGAVYYELLGAIPDNINGGRIEMGWLLDIFLELDDDSTKLEKIRYARAYILQIIRGYLMPDLSRNLVHLRWLLKLVDFRAAGEFSWGSAVLATLYLEMCGAMRPNKAKIEGCLSLLQSWARFRFPFLCPRVDHPYTFPLITRWNHSASYARLPTCLEDIQLLLEQRSEA; from the exons atGCATTTGCAAttaggattgccggtggacggggaCGCAGTCACTGGGTCCATTCATTCTGCTGATTGGGGAGCGGTATactacgagcttttgggtgctattccggataatattaacggaggtcggatcgagatgggctggttactaGACATATTTCTGGAGCTGGATGATGATtctaccaaactagaaaaaattcGATATGCTCGAGCATATATTCTTCAGATAattagaggttatctgatgccggacttgtcacgaaaccttgtacatctgagatggttgctgaaactcgttgattttagagcagctggtgaatttagttgggggtctgccgtgttggcaacaCTGTACCTGGAGATGTGCGGGGCTATGCGACCGAATAAAGCGAAAATCgaaggttgcctatcactactgcaatcatgggcacggtttcgctttccatttttatgtcctcgagtggaccacccatatacattcccactcataacgag gtggaaccattcagcaagttatgctcgattacctacctgtCTTGAAGATATACAGCTTCTATTAGAGCAACGGTCGGAAGCATAA
- the LOC121209734 gene encoding receptor-like protein 9DC3 yields the protein MFVGEISSFVGQRNSLRGLNLSHNSFSGQIPESIGNLTLLEWLDLSSNKLNGQIPHKLADLTFLAFLNLSDNRLTGPIPQGRQFNTFENASYHGNIGLCGFPLARGCNADGGTSTKRHMIAADCNKFCPER from the exons ATGTTTGTCGgagaaatttcaagttttgttGGACAGCGTAATTCACTCAGAGGGCTCAACCTGTCTCATAATAGCTTCAGTGGTCAAATCCCTGAATCCATTGGAAATTTGACCCTACTTGAATGGTTAGACCTCTCTTCAAACAAGCTCAATGGCCAGATTCCTCACAAACTCGCTGATCTAACATTTCTTGCCTTCTTAAACCTTTCGGATAACCGACTCACAGGACCGATTCCTCAAGGCAGACAGTTCAATACATTTGAAAATGCTTCATACCATGGAAACATTGGTCTATGCGGGTTTCCATTAGCCAGAGGTTGCAACGCAGATGGGGGGACAAGCACAAAGAGGCATATGATAGCTGCAGACTGTAACAAGTTTTGTCCTGAAAG GTAG
- the LOC121209742 gene encoding receptor like protein 27-like, which yields MLNKGLDTLSYLNLSHDFQTHIERLPWKNMKTLDLHSNFIQGALPLPPLTVSFFSISNNSLIGELSSLICNRTSVEILDLSYNNLNGTIPPCLGNFSKRLSVLDLRMNRFQGTIPDTFDQKCGLNNINFNGNELEGSIPPSLVHCRNMQVLDLGNNKIKDTFPRWLETLPELQVLVLRSNKLHCFLPSTTTNHSLPELRTLDFANNDLAGPLPKGYVENMKGMWNLDEQGTSSYMGTRNFSYHYSVSLTIKGFEIKLEKILTIFASIDL from the coding sequence ATGCTGAACAAAGGGCTGGATACTTTGAGCTATTTGAATCTTTCTCACGACTTCCAAACACATATAGAGCGACTTCCGTGGAAAAATATGAAAACACTGGATCTTCATTCAAACTTCATTCAGGGTGCTCTCCCACTTCCACCCTTAACTGTCTCATTCTTTTCCATTTCAAACAACAGTCTGATTGGAGAGCTTTCTTCTTTGATTTGTAATCGAACTTCCGTTGAAATTCTCGACTTGTCTTATAACAACTTGAATGGAACAATTCCACCATGTTTGGGGAACTTCAGCAAACGTTTGTCAGTGTTGGATCTACGAATGAATCGGTTTCAAGGAACCATCCCTGACACATTTGATCAGAAATGCGGGTTGAACAATATTAACTTCAATGGCAATGAATTGGAAGGGTCAATACCACCATCTCTGGTTCATTGTAGAAACATGCAAGTGTTGGATCTTGGTAACAACAAGATTAAAGATACATTCCCTCGCTGGCTAGAAACACTGCCTGAATTGCAAGTTCTTGTTTTGCGGTCCAACAAATTGCACTGTTTCTTACCAAGTACTACGACAAATCATTCTTTACCCGAGTTAAGAACTTTAGACTTTGCTAACAATGACTTGGCCGGGCCTTTACCAAAAGGGTACGTTGAGAACATGAAGGGCATGTGGAATCTCGATGAACAAGGAACTTCTTCATATATGGGAACAAGAAATTTCTCTTACCATTATTCTGTGAGTTTGACCATCAAAGGATTTGAGATTAAACTTGAGAAAATCTTGACAATATTCGCAAGTATTGATCTCTGA
- the LOC121206154 gene encoding putative DUF21 domain-containing protein At3g13070, chloroplastic, whose translation MEMALESSILSKPNFFSSTKSSAFLLFNRNLKYPPKFLSKTNHYPPPIISSFPNPRVVKAFGVPKTGAFGSQARLGSLIKENEKLGSYQNLIFVKRGILVAMVCGVLAFGCKRVFAVEGVVNAGYGVIGQSILLLKNAWPKLSMLIKVFKEQGLVLTALLGLSAFFSMAETAITTLWPWKIRELAEKESEDGVFKMLRTDVTRFLTTILIGTTVVNIGATALVTDAATAIFGEAGVSAATGVMTVAILLLTEITPKSIAVHNPTEVARFVVRPVAWLSVILYPVGRVVTFLSMGMLKIFGLKGKSEPYVTEDELKLMLRGAELSGAIEEEEQDMIENVLEIKDTHVREVMTPLVDVVAIDASSTLVEFHNLWLTHQYSRVPVFEQRVDNIVGIAYAMDLLDYVTKGEVLESTTVGDMAHKPAYFVPDSMLVWNLLREFRIRKVHMAVVLNEYGGTVGLVTLEDVVEEIVGEIFDENDSNEEIQKKTGYIVMRAEGIFDVDANTSIDQLSEDLNIKMPEEHQYETVSGFVCEAFGYIPRTGESIKVVLEKGNEEEDDENAEAGSDQQDMKESHQIYKLEILAGNARKVSAVRFERINEEALLDDTAVTPMISKIIKRKWSTDEDSNNGNYNEDTFEKRQEEDISDHYVIADYKEDKDSPNEQ comes from the exons atggaaatggcacttgaatCCTCAATTCTCAGCAAACCAAATTTCTTTTCTTCAACAAAGTCCTCAGCTTTCCTGCTTTTTAATCGAAATTTGAAGTACCCACCAAAATTTTTATCCAAAACTAATCACTACCCACCTCCCATTATCTCAAGCTTTCCCAACCCCCGTGTTGTTAAAGCCTTTGGGGTGCCAAAAACTGGTGCTTTTGGAAGTCAAGCACGTTTAGGGTCGttaatcaaagaaaatgaaaaactgGGAAGTTATCAGaatttgatttttgttaaaaGAGGAATTTTAGTGGCAATGGTTTGTGGTGTATTGGCCTTTGGTTGTAAAAGAGTGTTTGCTGTAGAGGGAGTGGTTAATGCTGGATATGGAGTGATTGGGCAGTCCATATTATTGTTGAAGAATGCTTGGCCAAAGCTATCTATGCTTATTAAAGTGTTCAAGGAGCAAGGTTTGGTCTTGACAGCGCTTTTGGGTCTCTCTGCATTCTTCTCAATGGCAGAGACGGCTATAACTACATTATGGCCTTGGAAG ATACGTGAGCTGGCCGAAAAAGAGTCTGAAGATGGTGTATTCAAGATGCTTCGTACTGATGTAACTCGGTTTCTTACAACTATTCTTATTGGCACCAC TGTGGTGAATATTGGAGCTACTGCTTTAGTCACAGATGCTGCAACAGCAATATTTGGGGAAGCTGGCGTTAGTGCAGCAACTGGAGTAATGACT GTTGCCATATTGCTTCTAACTGAGATCACTCCAAAGAGTATAGCTGTTCACAATCCCACAGAAGTTGCCAGATTTGTG GTCAGGCCAGTGGCTTGGCTTTCTGTAATACTATATCCAGTGGGAAGAGTTGTCACATTTCTATCAATGGGAatgcttaaaatttttggccTAAAAGGAAAAAG TGAACCTTATGTTACTGAAGATGAATTGAAGCTAATGTTACGAGGAGCAGAATTGAGTGGAGCAATAGAGGAGGAGGAGCAG GATATGATTGAAAATGTGTTAGAGATAAAAGATACTCATGTTAGAGAGGTGATGACACCTCTTGTTGATGTCGTTGCCATTGATGCGAGCTCAACTCTTGTTGAATTCCACAATTTGTGGTTGACTCATCAATACTCGAG GGTGCCTGTTTTTGAGCAGCGTGTTGACAATATCGTGGGTATTGCATATGCTATGGATCTACTCGATTATGTTACAAAG GGTGAAGTGCTAGAAAGTACCACTGTGGGAGATATGGCTCACAAACCTGCATATTTTGTGCCTG ATTCAATGTTAGTCTGGAATCTTCTTAGAGAGTTCCGCATTAGGAAGGTTCACATGGCTGTTGTTCTTAATGAATATGGTGGAACAGTTGGA CTAGTCACCTTAGAAGATGTGGTAGAGGAGATTGTTGGTgaaattttcgatgaaaatgatTCAAAT GAGGAGATCCAGAAGAAAACCGGCTACATTGTAATGCGAGCAGAGGGAATTTTTGATGTTGATGCCAATACATCTATTGATCAACTTTCTGAAGATCTGAATATCAAAATGCCCGAG GAACATCAATATGAGACAGTGTCAGGCTTTGTCTGTGAAGCATTTGGATATATACCAAGGACAGGTGAGAGTATTAAGGTAGTCCTTGAAAAGggaaatgaagaagaagatgatgagaaTGCTGAAGCTGGATCTGATCAGCAAGATATGAAGGAAAGTCATCAAATTTATAAACTTGAG ATATTAGCAGGAAATGCCCGAAAAGTTAGTGCCGTTAGATTTGAACGGATAAATGAGGAAGCACTATTAGATGACACAGCAGTAACTCCAATGATTTCAAAAATCATAAAGAGGAAATGGAGCACTGATGAAGACTCAAATAATGGCAACTACAATGAAGATACATTTGAAAAGAGGCAAGAGGAAGACATCTCAGATCACTATGTAATTGCTGATTACAAAGAGGATAAGGATAGTCCCAATGAACAGTAG
- the LOC107921319 gene encoding desmethyl-deoxy-podophyllotoxin synthase, translated as MADNIISMFPPFNILLTILFFSFIVTRLVKTLKAKKPSPRLPPGPWKLPLIGNIHQLVAVSLPHFTLRNLALNHGPLMHLQLGEVSTVVISSPEFAEEAMRKNDIIFASRSYQLAPSIISYDCTNIVFSPYGSYWRHLRKICVTELLSAQRVRSFRRVREEMVSNLIKTISSSQGSPINLSDQIFSLTYRITAAMAFGSKCSEEEKFKSIITKVAELSTGLTLADFFPSIKAVEVVSGIRPKLEKLHGEADRILENIISEHKERRVEGNGSGEDEKDIVDMLLNLQQHGNLDFPLSSNNIKSVILDMFAAGSETSSISVEWAMSQLLKNPSLMEKATAEVRQVFNGNGYVDEAQFGELKFLKLVIKETLRLHNPVPLIPRECRENCKLGGYDIPANTKVLINSWAIARDSRYWSEPESFNPERFLDSSLDYKGTDFQYIPFGAGRRICPGITFGLANVEQQLAQLVYHFDWKLPNGMKCEDLDMTSGPGLTIRRKHDLLVIPVPYHPSPLQ; from the exons ATGGCAGATAATATAATCTCCATGTTTCCTCCATTCAACATCCTCCTTACCATCCTCTTTTTCTCTTTCATAGTTACCAGACTAGTGAAAACATTGAAAGCTAAGAAACCGTCCCCAAGGCTGCCTCCAGGGCCATGGAAACTACCTCTCATAGGCAACATTCACCAGCTTGTTGCTGTCTCATTGCCTCATTTCACATTAAGGAACTTGGCTCTAAACCATGGCCCCTTAATGCATCTGCAACTTGGGGAAGTCTCCACAGTTGTTATATCTTCCCCTGAATTCGCcgaagaagctatgagaaaaaatgatatcatttttgCTTCCAGGTCCTATCAGTTAGCTCCCAGCATCATATCTTATGACTGTACTAACATTGTATTCTCCCCTTATGGTAGTTATTGGAGGCATCTTCGAAAAATCTGCGTAACTGAGCTTTTATCCGCGCAGCGTGTGAGATCATTCAGAAGAGTTAGAGAAGAGATGGTTTCCAATCTCATCAAGACAATATCTTCAAGCCAGGGTTCACCAATCAACCTGAGTGACCAAATTTTCTCATTAACATATCGGATAACGGCAGCGATGGCCTTTGGTTCGAAATGCAGTGAAGAGGAAAAGTTCAAATCTATCATCACGAAAGTTGCAGAGCTGTCAACCGGCCTTACCCTTGCAGATTTCTTCCCTTCAATTAAAGCAGTTGAGGTAGTTAGTGGAATCAGGCCAAAACTTGAGAAGCTACATGGAGAAGCTGATAGAATACTTGAAAATATCATTTCTGAGCATAAAGAGAGGAGGGTTGAAGGAAATGGAAGTGGTGAAGATGAGAAAGATATAGTTGATATGCTTTTGAACCTTCAACAACATGGCAACCTTGACTTTCCTTTATCTtcgaacaacatcaaatcagtcatCTTG GACATGTTTGCTGCAGGGAGTGAAACATCATCAATATCTGTTGAATGGGCAATGTCACAACTGCTGAAAAATCCAAGCTTAATGGAAAAGGCTACAGCTGAGGTGAGACAGGTGTTTAATGGCAACGGGTATGTAGATGAAGCACAGTTTGGTGAACTAAAGTTCCTAAAATTAGTCATAAAAGAAACACTGAGGTTACACAATCCAGTGCCTTTAATACCAAGGGAATGCCGTGAGAACTGTAAGCTTGGTGGATATGATATTCCTGCTAATACTAAAGTTCTTATCAATTCATGGGCAATTGCAAGAGATTCTAGGTACTGGAGTGAACCTGAGAGTTTTAATCCTGAAAGGTTCCTTGATAGCTCATTAGACTATAAAGGAACAGATTTCCAATATATTCCGTTCGGGGCCGGAAGGAGGATATGTCCAGGCATAACATTTGGTCTTGCTAATGTTGAACAGCAACTAGCACAATTGGTGTACCACTTTGATTGGAAGCTCCCCAATGGAATGAAGTGTGAAGATTTGGATATGACATCTGGACCAGGTTTAACGATAAGAAGGAAACACGACCTGTTGGTAATTCCAGTTCCTTATCATCCTTCACCTCTTCAATAA